Proteins encoded together in one Rhizobium bangladeshense window:
- a CDS encoding O-acetylhomoserine aminocarboxypropyltransferase gives MAKNDPGFNTLAVHAGAQPDPATGARVTPIYQTTAFVFNDSDHAAALFGLQAFGNIYTRIMNPTQAVLEERVAALEGGTAALAVASGHAAQMIVFHTIMRPGENFIAARKLYGGSINQFGHAFENFGWQVRWADSADPASFESQIDDKTRGIFIESLANPGGTFVDIAAIADVAHRNGLPLIVDNTMATPYLIRPIEHGADIVVHSLTKFLGGHGNSMGGLIVDGGTFDWSKSGNYPMLSSPRPEYNGMVLHATFGNFAFAIAARVLGLRDLGPAISPFNAFLILTGIETLPLRMQRHSDNAIAVARWLKAHSKIAWVNYAGLEDDPNHALQQRYSPRGAGSVFTFGVQGGYEAGKTLVEGLELFSHLANIGDTRSLVIHPASTTHRQLNDEQKIAAGAGPDVVRLSVGIEDVKDIIADLEQALSRI, from the coding sequence ATGGCCAAGAATGATCCTGGATTCAACACCTTGGCGGTCCACGCGGGCGCACAGCCCGACCCGGCGACCGGCGCGCGGGTAACGCCGATTTATCAGACGACCGCTTTCGTCTTCAACGATTCCGATCATGCCGCCGCCCTATTTGGCTTGCAGGCGTTCGGCAACATCTACACCCGCATTATGAACCCGACGCAGGCCGTGCTGGAGGAGCGCGTCGCCGCGCTCGAAGGCGGCACGGCAGCCCTTGCCGTCGCCTCCGGCCACGCGGCGCAGATGATCGTCTTTCACACCATCATGCGCCCAGGAGAAAATTTCATCGCCGCCCGCAAGCTCTATGGGGGCTCGATTAATCAGTTCGGCCATGCTTTCGAGAATTTCGGCTGGCAGGTGCGTTGGGCCGATTCCGCCGATCCGGCGAGCTTCGAGAGCCAGATCGACGACAAGACTCGCGGCATCTTTATCGAGAGCCTTGCCAATCCGGGCGGTACCTTCGTCGATATCGCCGCGATTGCCGACGTCGCGCATCGCAATGGCCTGCCGCTGATCGTCGACAACACGATGGCAACACCCTATCTCATCCGTCCGATCGAACACGGCGCCGATATCGTCGTGCATTCGCTGACGAAATTCCTCGGCGGCCATGGCAATTCCATGGGGGGCCTCATCGTCGACGGCGGCACCTTCGACTGGTCGAAGTCAGGCAATTATCCGATGCTCTCGAGCCCGCGGCCGGAATATAACGGCATGGTGCTGCACGCGACATTCGGTAATTTCGCCTTCGCGATCGCTGCCCGCGTTCTCGGCCTGCGCGACCTCGGGCCGGCGATCTCGCCCTTCAATGCCTTTCTCATCCTAACCGGTATCGAAACACTGCCTCTCAGGATGCAGCGCCACAGCGACAATGCCATCGCCGTGGCGAGATGGCTGAAGGCGCACAGCAAGATCGCCTGGGTGAATTATGCCGGCCTTGAAGACGATCCGAACCATGCCCTGCAGCAGCGCTATTCGCCCAGGGGCGCAGGCTCCGTCTTCACCTTCGGCGTCCAGGGCGGTTATGAGGCCGGCAAGACGCTGGTCGAAGGACTTGAACTCTTCTCCCACCTTGCCAATATCGGCGACACCCGCTCGCTCGTCATCCATCCGGCCTCGACAACGCATCGGCAGTTGAACGACGAGCAGAAGATTGCCGCCGGTGCCGGACCCGACGTGGTGCGCCTTTCCGTCGGGATCGAAGACGTCAAGGACATCATCGCCGATCTCGAGCAGGCGCTCTCGAGGATCTGA
- a CDS encoding FixH family protein, giving the protein MKKTNLLSRALLATITYAALSLSGAHAGAQDYEFQLFPSEVKTGPAAEVSVRLVDKRTGSLVSDAVIFTTRMDMAPEGMEMMATPVEELPSSQPGTYKFKTNLSMEGGWRFQIGAKVQGEGETVNGEVVVKATP; this is encoded by the coding sequence ATGAAGAAAACCAACCTCCTTTCGCGGGCGCTGCTCGCAACAATCACCTATGCCGCTCTTTCACTTTCCGGTGCCCACGCTGGCGCACAAGACTATGAGTTCCAGCTTTTCCCGTCCGAGGTGAAGACGGGGCCGGCAGCCGAAGTCTCCGTACGCCTCGTCGACAAGAGGACGGGCAGTCTCGTCTCGGATGCGGTCATTTTCACGACCCGGATGGACATGGCTCCCGAGGGCATGGAGATGATGGCGACCCCGGTCGAGGAGCTTCCGTCTTCGCAGCCCGGAACCTACAAGTTCAAGACGAACCTCAGCATGGAAGGCGGTTGGCGCTTTCAGATCGGGGCCAAGGTGCAGGGCGAAGGCGAAACCGTGAATGGTGAAGTCGTCGTAAAGGCTACCCCGTGA
- a CDS encoding efflux RND transporter periplasmic adaptor subunit has translation MKTTTWLVAVTSFAVIGGGAYLAGATGVGQQQLDYLLRLASAEAEPVIPVGTGSIIYYRHPDGRPEYSRQAKKAADGRDFVAVRQTADISFDASGVVAAKDASQSAAPVLEQAQEQRKILYYRNPMGLPDTSKVPKKDSMGMDYLPVYEGDQADASTVKVSLGKLQRTGVKTAVAEMAAISRKVRVPGTVTWDERLVSVISMRTDSFVDEVAGITTGDRVSKGQKLFSFYSQEIATAGAEFAAGRSAGRATESGSALRLKNLGVPQEVIDGIAAKGQVPTSIDYMSPRNGVVLERLATTGMMAKPGDPLFKIADISTVWIVAEVPEYDIGSVKIGSPVKVSVRSLPGQSFSGTVSLFYPQIEEQTRTTKVRIELANPNGLLLANMYADVEIEAGAPKPVVSVPSSAVIDTGDRRVVFIDKGDGRFEPKDVSVGVRGGEHTEILKGIVAGDKVVVAANFLLDAESNLNSALSSMTEEAKP, from the coding sequence GTGAAGACGACCACATGGCTGGTCGCCGTAACCTCCTTCGCCGTGATCGGCGGGGGAGCGTACTTGGCTGGTGCCACTGGGGTTGGCCAGCAACAGCTCGACTATTTGCTAAGGTTGGCGTCTGCAGAGGCGGAGCCGGTGATCCCCGTCGGCACCGGAAGCATTATCTATTACCGCCATCCCGATGGTCGCCCCGAGTATTCGCGCCAGGCCAAGAAGGCTGCCGACGGCCGTGACTTCGTCGCTGTCAGGCAGACTGCCGACATCAGCTTCGACGCCTCTGGCGTCGTGGCGGCGAAGGACGCTTCCCAAAGCGCAGCGCCCGTGCTTGAGCAGGCACAGGAACAGCGCAAAATTCTCTATTACCGCAACCCCATGGGTCTGCCGGACACGTCGAAGGTTCCCAAGAAAGACAGCATGGGGATGGACTACCTTCCTGTTTACGAGGGTGATCAGGCTGATGCTTCTACGGTCAAGGTTTCCCTCGGCAAGCTGCAGCGGACAGGCGTGAAGACTGCGGTCGCCGAAATGGCGGCCATATCCCGGAAGGTACGGGTTCCCGGAACTGTTACCTGGGACGAAAGGCTTGTGAGCGTCATCTCGATGCGAACGGACTCCTTCGTAGATGAGGTGGCTGGCATCACGACGGGCGACCGTGTGTCGAAGGGCCAGAAGCTTTTCAGCTTCTACTCCCAGGAAATCGCGACCGCCGGCGCAGAGTTCGCGGCAGGAAGGAGCGCTGGCCGCGCAACGGAAAGCGGCTCCGCGCTCCGACTGAAGAACCTCGGCGTGCCTCAAGAGGTCATCGACGGGATTGCTGCAAAAGGCCAGGTCCCGACGAGCATAGACTACATGTCGCCGCGCAACGGGGTCGTCCTGGAGCGCTTGGCGACCACGGGTATGATGGCGAAGCCCGGCGACCCTCTGTTCAAGATCGCCGACATCTCCACGGTTTGGATCGTTGCCGAAGTTCCCGAATACGACATTGGCTCCGTGAAGATCGGGTCTCCGGTCAAGGTTTCGGTTAGAAGCCTGCCTGGGCAGTCGTTCTCCGGTACTGTCAGCTTGTTCTATCCACAGATCGAAGAGCAGACGCGGACGACGAAGGTCCGGATCGAGTTGGCGAACCCCAATGGACTGCTTCTGGCGAACATGTACGCCGACGTCGAGATCGAAGCGGGTGCGCCCAAGCCTGTGGTTAGTGTTCCGTCGAGCGCCGTGATCGACACGGGCGACCGCCGGGTAGTGTTCATCGACAAGGGCGACGGACGCTTCGAGCCCAAGGATGTCTCCGTAGGCGTTCGTGGCGGCGAGCACACGGAGATCCTCAAGGGCATCGTCGCGGGCGACAAGGTCGTCGTTGCGGCGAACTTCCTCCTCGATGCAGAGAGCAATTTGAATTCTGCGTTGAGTTCGATGACCGAGGAGGCAAAGCCATGA
- a CDS encoding efflux RND transporter permease subunit — protein sequence MISKAISWSAHNLLLVFVSAALLVASGIYALRSLPLDAIPDLSDIQVIVYTEYPGQAPQVVEDQVTYPLTTSMLTVPKSKVVRGFSFFGSSFVYVIFEDGTDPYWARSRVLEYLNGVSNRLPQGVTPTLGPDATGVGWVYQYAVVAQNLTLAELRSLQDWVIRFGLAKSEGVAEVASVGGFVKQYSIVVDPSRLKAQGVSLNDIANAVRASNTDVGGRTIELSEFEFMVRGRGYLKSVSDIENITLKSTNGVPLRLADVARVELVPDERRGITELNGDGEVASGIVLQRFGSNALTVIDNVKKSIDGVKTSMPAGTEIVPVYDRSTLIEAAIETLKGTLVEESIVVALVTVAFLLHLRSALVAIIMLPVGILIAFIAMRFLGIGANIMSLGGIAIAIGAMIDAAIVMIENAHKHLERAPPDKPRIEVLVAAASEVGPALFFSLLVITVSFLPIFTLESQEGRLFGPLAYTKTFAMAAAAFLSVTLVPALMVVFVRGRIVPEHKNPLNRFLIWVYRPIISGVLKVKTLTILAAVAILAASVWPVQHIGSEFMPNLDEGTLMYMPTTLPGISVTKAAELMQTQDRIIKSFPEVESVFGKAGRALTATDPAPTEMFETIITLKPKSQWRPGVTTESLKREMDAALQFPGVSNAWTMPIRARIDMLSTGIRTPVGVKVYGTDLGEMEKVARQIEAVLKTIRGTSSAYAERVIGGYYLDIVPDRIALGRYGLTVDDVQTVIGKALGSEVVTSTVEGRERYGVAIRYPRSTRSDPQSIARDVLVSLPGGGNVPLGEVAEVKLTRGATTIRTENGQLAVYIFVDIANRDLGGYVAEAQKAVANKVRMPPGYSVAWSGQFEYLERAKARLTIVVPLTLALIFLLLYLNFKRLTETMIVMLSLPFALVGGIWLMWWLGFNASVAVAVGFIALAGVAAETGVIMLIYLDHAMNEQKAEALAERRDFTRQDLNRAIMIGAVERVRPKMMTVVAIMAGLLPILWRTGTGSEIMQRIAVPMIGGMVSSTILTLVVIPAVYGLIKGWSLSEAGFATAEPDEIEYQRKEKRA from the coding sequence ATGATCTCTAAAGCCATCTCCTGGTCTGCGCACAATCTTCTGCTTGTCTTCGTCTCCGCCGCACTTCTGGTTGCCTCAGGTATCTACGCACTCCGGTCCCTTCCGCTCGACGCCATTCCCGACCTCTCGGACATCCAGGTCATCGTCTATACCGAATACCCCGGCCAAGCGCCGCAGGTCGTCGAAGACCAAGTGACCTATCCGCTGACGACATCGATGCTGACGGTCCCGAAGTCCAAGGTCGTTCGTGGGTTTTCTTTCTTCGGCTCCTCCTTCGTCTACGTGATCTTCGAGGACGGCACCGATCCGTATTGGGCAAGGAGCCGCGTGCTGGAATACCTGAACGGGGTGTCGAACCGACTGCCACAGGGGGTCACGCCAACGCTTGGGCCCGATGCCACTGGTGTGGGCTGGGTCTATCAATACGCAGTTGTCGCCCAGAACCTGACGCTTGCAGAGCTACGCTCGTTGCAGGACTGGGTGATCCGCTTCGGGCTCGCGAAGTCCGAAGGTGTCGCCGAGGTCGCAAGTGTCGGCGGCTTCGTGAAGCAATATTCCATCGTCGTCGATCCCTCGCGCCTGAAAGCGCAGGGTGTCTCCTTGAACGATATCGCCAACGCCGTCCGGGCAAGCAACACGGACGTTGGCGGCCGGACCATCGAGCTTTCCGAATTCGAATTCATGGTCCGGGGGCGTGGCTACCTCAAGAGTGTTAGCGATATCGAGAACATCACCCTGAAGTCGACTAACGGCGTGCCTCTGCGGCTGGCAGATGTCGCGAGGGTCGAGCTTGTTCCGGATGAAAGGCGCGGGATCACCGAATTGAACGGTGACGGCGAGGTCGCGAGCGGCATCGTCCTCCAGAGGTTCGGGTCCAATGCACTGACCGTCATAGACAACGTCAAGAAGAGCATCGACGGGGTCAAGACCAGTATGCCAGCGGGGACGGAGATCGTTCCGGTCTACGACCGCTCGACGCTGATCGAAGCCGCCATCGAGACACTCAAAGGGACGCTCGTCGAGGAATCCATCGTGGTCGCGCTGGTGACGGTCGCGTTCCTGCTTCATTTGCGGAGTGCTCTTGTCGCCATCATCATGCTCCCTGTCGGCATCCTGATCGCCTTCATCGCCATGAGATTCTTGGGGATCGGTGCGAACATCATGAGCCTCGGAGGGATTGCCATCGCAATCGGGGCGATGATCGACGCCGCCATCGTCATGATCGAGAATGCCCATAAGCATCTGGAACGAGCGCCGCCGGACAAGCCAAGGATCGAGGTACTGGTGGCGGCGGCCAGCGAGGTCGGGCCGGCGCTGTTCTTCAGCCTGCTGGTCATTACGGTTTCCTTCCTGCCGATCTTCACCTTGGAATCGCAGGAAGGGCGGCTCTTCGGTCCACTAGCCTACACCAAGACCTTCGCCATGGCGGCAGCTGCCTTCCTGTCGGTCACGCTGGTTCCGGCGCTTATGGTCGTCTTCGTACGGGGCCGGATCGTTCCCGAGCATAAGAACCCGTTGAACCGGTTTCTGATCTGGGTCTATCGACCGATCATATCGGGAGTGCTCAAGGTGAAGACGCTGACGATCCTTGCCGCCGTTGCGATCCTCGCCGCAAGCGTCTGGCCTGTTCAGCATATCGGCAGCGAGTTCATGCCGAACCTTGACGAAGGCACGCTGATGTACATGCCGACGACACTGCCGGGGATTTCCGTCACCAAGGCGGCGGAGTTGATGCAGACGCAGGATCGCATCATCAAATCCTTCCCTGAGGTTGAAAGCGTGTTCGGCAAGGCCGGCAGGGCGCTGACTGCCACGGACCCGGCACCGACGGAGATGTTCGAGACTATCATCACCTTGAAGCCAAAGTCACAGTGGCGGCCAGGGGTGACCACGGAAAGCCTCAAGCGGGAGATGGATGCGGCCCTGCAATTCCCGGGCGTTTCGAATGCCTGGACCATGCCGATCCGCGCTCGTATCGACATGCTCTCCACCGGCATCAGAACGCCCGTCGGGGTCAAGGTCTATGGCACCGACCTCGGCGAAATGGAGAAGGTGGCCCGGCAAATCGAGGCCGTCCTGAAGACGATCCGGGGCACCTCAAGCGCCTATGCCGAGCGGGTAATCGGCGGCTACTATCTGGATATCGTTCCCGACAGGATCGCGCTCGGACGCTATGGTTTGACTGTAGACGACGTTCAGACTGTGATAGGAAAGGCGCTTGGTTCGGAGGTCGTGACCTCGACCGTGGAAGGCCGGGAGCGGTACGGCGTAGCGATCCGCTATCCGCGATCCACCCGAAGCGACCCTCAATCTATCGCACGGGACGTCCTTGTTTCGTTGCCCGGCGGCGGGAACGTTCCCCTCGGAGAGGTGGCCGAAGTCAAGCTCACACGTGGGGCGACGACGATCCGAACCGAAAACGGCCAACTGGCGGTCTATATCTTCGTCGATATCGCCAACCGCGATCTCGGCGGCTACGTGGCTGAGGCACAGAAGGCTGTCGCCAACAAGGTTAGGATGCCCCCCGGCTATTCCGTCGCCTGGAGTGGACAGTTCGAATACCTGGAGCGAGCAAAAGCGCGGCTGACAATCGTCGTCCCGCTGACATTGGCCCTGATATTCCTGCTGCTCTATCTTAACTTCAAGCGGCTGACCGAAACGATGATCGTCATGCTGTCGCTGCCCTTTGCCCTGGTAGGCGGCATCTGGCTCATGTGGTGGCTGGGCTTCAACGCTTCCGTCGCGGTGGCGGTCGGCTTCATAGCACTGGCGGGCGTCGCCGCGGAGACAGGTGTCATCATGCTGATCTATCTCGATCATGCGATGAACGAGCAGAAGGCCGAAGCGCTCGCGGAACGAAGGGACTTCACACGGCAGGACCTGAACCGCGCCATCATGATTGGAGCAGTCGAGCGCGTACGGCCCAAGATGATGACGGTCGTCGCGATCATGGCCGGGCTGCTTCCGATCCTGTGGCGCACTGGAACCGGCTCGGAGATCATGCAGCGGATCGCCGTGCCTATGATCGGTGGGATGGTGTCTTCAACCATCCTGACACTGGTCGTCATCCCGGCAGTCTACGGATTGATAAAGGGATGGTCGCTCTCTGAAGCAGGCTTCGCAACTGCCGAGCCTGACGAAATCGAATATCAACGGAAGGAGAAACGAGCATGA
- a CDS encoding DUF411 domain-containing protein translates to MKRRAFMCLAATSAIAAITRPVSASQLRMDVYKDPTCGCCEAWSKAMADADFNVVVRDEDFMAMKAKLGIPENMQGCHTAVVGDYFFEGHVPLEAVEKVMSEKPRIAGLAVPGMPAGSLGMGDDPKAAYEVYSLSKPEMTPTMFMRIGKA, encoded by the coding sequence ATGAAACGCAGAGCTTTCATGTGCCTGGCGGCGACAAGTGCTATTGCTGCCATAACGCGACCTGTGTCCGCATCCCAGCTCCGGATGGACGTCTACAAGGACCCGACCTGCGGGTGTTGCGAGGCTTGGTCGAAAGCCATGGCCGACGCTGATTTCAACGTCGTTGTTCGCGATGAGGATTTCATGGCAATGAAGGCCAAGCTTGGCATCCCAGAAAACATGCAGGGGTGCCACACCGCTGTGGTGGGCGATTACTTCTTCGAAGGACACGTCCCATTGGAAGCCGTCGAAAAGGTCATGAGCGAGAAACCCCGTATTGCCGGTCTTGCAGTGCCGGGCATGCCTGCCGGCTCGCTGGGAATGGGGGACGATCCGAAAGCGGCTTATGAGGTATACAGCCTGAGCAAGCCGGAGATGACGCCGACAATGTTCATGCGGATCGGCAAGGCTTAG
- a CDS encoding cupin domain-containing protein, whose translation MVTATNFITFNIDGIEPEFGAPDPGRIISGDPQFRTWNLEESEGGLYSGIWEATPGKWRIVYEEWEYFNLLSGHSIVTEDGGEPVHLKGGDRMILRPGFKGTWEVVETTRKDYVIKI comes from the coding sequence ATGGTGACCGCCACCAATTTCATCACCTTCAACATCGATGGCATCGAACCGGAGTTCGGTGCCCCGGACCCCGGCCGGATCATCTCCGGCGACCCGCAGTTCCGTACGTGGAACTTGGAGGAGTCGGAAGGCGGCCTCTATTCCGGCATCTGGGAGGCGACACCCGGCAAGTGGCGGATCGTTTACGAGGAGTGGGAATATTTCAACCTGCTGTCCGGTCATTCGATCGTCACGGAGGACGGCGGTGAGCCGGTCCACCTGAAGGGCGGCGACCGGATGATCCTGAGACCCGGCTTCAAGGGAACCTGGGAAGTCGTTGAAACGACTCGCAAGGACTACGTGATCAAGATTTGA
- a CDS encoding bifunctional diguanylate cyclase/phosphodiesterase: MSSNLAGRHVRTQTSSIIVTTVCFLVVALVLTGLVAHVVATMTRSANEIDDARANRAARASIAAFVSRLSATTTDNAVWDDAYKAISSAGAADWAYENWGKTSEDYPLYDGAIVIGPDRSSVISAYGKGKPIEPSAFFGQAFFRQINTAADFEQAPVVNFIKTETGIALIASQAIQPYDEEGELPELSVLSFYKEFNSEVLGTLSNEHELEGLRLAAAPQPGLLNTPITDMKGAVLGHLVWPSKAPGSAVFQQVYPYVAAATIILVLFLVGVLLVGASEARRLRQLALAAIFEANHDSLSGLLNRHGLLALLEELEGSDISPPRLYLVDLDGFKAVNDAWGHAVGDDLIRIVSSGLSACHSEVVAAARLGGDEFALVQVGTAARQEIEETILALFADPFKIDGRTIEVGASIGAAARDGDIEPLELLRRADMALYRAKENGRGRAIEYDFELDRERQRVAELESQLKSAISNGAIEAVFQPLVSATTGAVTGLEALARWRTATGNISPEIFISLAERCGLIDALGEHMLKTSIEHAKNWPGLALSVNVSPVQLCNPEFAAEVISLLQELDFDPRRLTLEITEGVLMTNPDQARRSIDHLKQVGIKFALDDFGCGYASIGALRQFGFDRMKIDRSLVSALDQASNGADVLKATISLATALQIPVTAEGIENMHQAAILREAGCDQLQGYLIGKPMSAFDISSKLQEQAA; the protein is encoded by the coding sequence ATGTCGTCAAATCTTGCGGGTAGGCACGTTCGAACCCAGACGTCTTCCATCATTGTGACAACAGTTTGCTTCCTCGTCGTCGCGCTCGTACTGACTGGCCTTGTGGCCCACGTCGTCGCCACCATGACCCGGTCGGCGAACGAGATCGACGATGCAAGGGCCAACCGCGCCGCTCGCGCGTCGATCGCAGCCTTTGTCAGTCGCCTGAGCGCCACAACGACTGATAACGCCGTATGGGATGATGCCTATAAGGCGATTTCATCTGCCGGCGCCGCGGATTGGGCCTATGAGAACTGGGGCAAGACCAGCGAGGACTACCCGCTCTATGACGGCGCGATCGTGATCGGTCCCGACCGCTCCTCCGTCATCTCCGCCTATGGCAAAGGCAAACCGATCGAGCCGAGTGCTTTCTTCGGCCAGGCCTTCTTCCGGCAGATCAACACAGCCGCCGATTTCGAACAGGCGCCGGTGGTCAACTTCATCAAGACCGAAACTGGGATCGCGCTGATCGCGTCACAGGCAATTCAGCCTTATGATGAGGAGGGCGAGCTCCCGGAGCTCAGCGTGCTGAGCTTCTACAAGGAATTCAACTCGGAAGTTCTTGGCACACTTTCGAACGAACACGAACTCGAGGGCTTGCGCCTTGCAGCCGCGCCCCAGCCGGGCCTTCTGAACACCCCGATCACGGACATGAAGGGGGCCGTCCTGGGCCATCTCGTCTGGCCGAGCAAAGCGCCGGGAAGCGCCGTGTTCCAGCAGGTCTATCCTTATGTTGCAGCCGCCACCATCATCCTCGTGCTGTTCCTGGTCGGCGTTCTGCTGGTGGGCGCATCCGAGGCGCGGCGCCTGCGCCAACTGGCGCTGGCAGCTATATTCGAAGCGAACCACGATAGCCTGAGCGGCCTGCTGAACAGGCACGGGCTTCTCGCCCTGCTGGAAGAGCTGGAAGGCTCGGATATTTCGCCGCCTCGGCTCTATCTGGTCGATCTCGATGGCTTCAAGGCGGTCAATGATGCCTGGGGGCATGCGGTTGGGGATGACCTCATCCGGATCGTTTCGAGCGGGCTGAGCGCCTGCCATTCAGAAGTCGTCGCCGCGGCGCGGCTCGGAGGCGACGAATTTGCTCTGGTGCAGGTCGGAACCGCCGCGCGCCAGGAGATAGAAGAGACCATTCTGGCCCTGTTTGCCGATCCCTTCAAAATCGATGGACGAACGATCGAGGTTGGCGCGAGCATCGGTGCTGCTGCGCGTGACGGAGACATCGAGCCTTTGGAGCTTCTGCGCAGGGCTGATATGGCGCTCTATCGCGCCAAGGAGAATGGCAGAGGCCGGGCGATCGAATACGATTTCGAGCTGGATCGGGAGCGCCAAAGGGTCGCTGAATTGGAAAGCCAGTTGAAGAGCGCCATAAGCAACGGTGCGATCGAAGCCGTTTTCCAACCTCTCGTCTCTGCAACGACGGGTGCTGTCACCGGTCTTGAAGCGCTGGCCCGCTGGCGGACTGCGACAGGAAATATCAGCCCGGAGATTTTCATTTCGCTTGCCGAAAGATGCGGCCTCATCGATGCGCTCGGCGAGCATATGCTGAAGACATCGATCGAGCATGCCAAGAACTGGCCCGGTCTGGCGCTGTCCGTCAACGTTTCGCCGGTCCAGCTCTGCAACCCGGAATTTGCCGCCGAGGTGATCTCGCTCCTGCAGGAACTCGATTTCGATCCGAGGCGCCTGACATTGGAGATCACCGAAGGTGTCCTCATGACAAATCCGGATCAGGCCCGCCGGTCGATAGATCACCTAAAACAGGTCGGTATCAAATTCGCGCTCGATGACTTCGGCTGCGGCTATGCAAGTATTGGCGCATTGCGGCAGTTTGGCTTTGATCGGATGAAGATCGACCGATCGCTCGTGTCCGCTCTCGACCAGGCCTCGAACGGTGCCGATGTTCTCAAGGCAACCATCTCTCTGGCGACCGCCCTGCAGATTCCGGTCACCGCAGAAGGCATTGAGAATATGCACCAGGCAGCGATATTGCGGGAGGCCGGCTGCGACCAACTGCAAGGCTATTTAATCGGAAAACCCATGTCGGCGTTCGACATATCCAGCAAGCTTCAAGAACAAGCAGCCTAA
- a CDS encoding cytochrome P450, whose protein sequence is MTIPPFLSIDPALRHVSLDARNPAFYGNPNAVYAALHAHCPTFYWTEQKQWFFTGYDNVNGLLRDRRFGRQILHIASREELGLGEPMAHLESFDLSERYSLLELEPPEHTRLRTLVNRAFVSRHVEKMKPELVELANRLIDDFVGRREVELLSAFADIIPVTMIARMIGIPEEMGPQLLAWSHAYVRMYMFGRTREQEDEAERAAREFSDYVSGVIAERRAEPRDDLLTHMIHTEHKGQYLTEEELISTTIVLLNAGHEATVHQIGNSVHTILNSGCDPAELFRDEATTERTVEETLRICAPVHIFQRWALEPAEIDGISFKRGDKVSLILAAANLDPARFTDPLAFRPDRDEAPNLSFGAGIHFCIGAPLARLELNVVLPLLFERLSGLRLARTPVVKDVYHFHGLDRLDLRW, encoded by the coding sequence ATGACGATACCGCCTTTCCTCTCGATCGACCCTGCCCTCCGCCATGTCTCGCTGGACGCCCGCAATCCGGCCTTTTACGGCAATCCGAATGCCGTCTATGCCGCACTTCACGCCCATTGTCCGACCTTCTACTGGACCGAGCAGAAACAGTGGTTCTTCACCGGCTACGACAATGTGAACGGGCTGCTGCGCGACCGCCGCTTCGGCCGGCAGATCCTGCATATTGCCAGTCGCGAGGAGCTCGGCCTAGGCGAGCCGATGGCGCATCTTGAGAGTTTCGATCTCTCGGAACGTTATTCCCTGCTCGAGCTCGAACCGCCGGAGCACACGCGACTGCGCACGCTCGTCAACCGCGCCTTCGTCTCCCGCCATGTCGAGAAGATGAAGCCGGAGCTTGTCGAGCTAGCAAACCGGCTAATTGACGACTTTGTGGGGAGGCGCGAGGTCGAGCTGCTCTCGGCCTTTGCCGACATCATCCCGGTGACGATGATTGCCCGGATGATCGGCATCCCCGAGGAGATGGGGCCGCAATTGCTCGCCTGGTCGCATGCCTACGTCCGCATGTACATGTTCGGCCGAACGCGCGAGCAGGAGGACGAGGCCGAAAGGGCGGCGAGGGAATTTTCCGACTATGTCAGTGGAGTTATCGCGGAACGCCGGGCCGAGCCGCGCGACGACCTGCTGACCCACATGATCCACACGGAGCACAAGGGTCAGTATCTCACCGAAGAAGAACTCATCTCAACGACGATCGTGCTGCTCAATGCCGGGCACGAAGCGACCGTGCACCAGATCGGCAACTCCGTGCACACCATCCTCAACAGCGGCTGCGATCCTGCGGAGCTCTTCCGGGACGAAGCCACCACCGAGCGAACGGTCGAGGAAACCCTGCGCATCTGTGCGCCGGTTCACATCTTCCAGCGCTGGGCTTTGGAGCCTGCCGAGATCGACGGTATCTCCTTCAAGCGCGGCGACAAGGTCAGCCTCATCCTCGCCGCGGCCAATCTCGACCCGGCTAGATTCACCGATCCCCTCGCCTTCCGGCCGGATCGCGACGAGGCGCCCAACCTCTCCTTCGGCGCCGGCATCCATTTCTGCATCGGCGCACCGCTGGCGCGGCTGGAGCTCAACGTCGTGCTGCCCCTCCTGTTCGAGCGGCTTTCCGGCCTCAGGCTGGCGAGGACGCCCGTGGTCAAGGACGTCTATCATTTCCACGGTCTCGACCGGCTGGATCTGCGGTGGTGA